In Yoonia sp. R2331, the following proteins share a genomic window:
- a CDS encoding EVE domain-containing protein, with protein sequence MAHWLFKSEPDVFGWDDLVAKGDAGEEWDGVRNYQARNNMRAMSVGDTGFYYHSRSGLEIVGIVEVCAAAHRDSTTDDDRWECVDVRALRPFVEPVSLETIKADPRLSEMVLVKNSRLSVQPVTADEWNILCALGKTKP encoded by the coding sequence ATGGCCCATTGGCTTTTCAAATCCGAACCCGATGTCTTTGGATGGGATGATCTGGTTGCCAAAGGCGACGCGGGTGAAGAATGGGACGGTGTGCGCAACTATCAGGCCCGCAACAACATGCGCGCCATGTCGGTCGGCGACACCGGGTTCTATTACCATTCACGCTCTGGCCTTGAAATCGTCGGAATTGTCGAAGTTTGCGCTGCCGCGCACCGGGACAGCACAACCGATGATGACCGTTGGGAATGCGTCGATGTCCGTGCCTTGCGTCCCTTTGTCGAACCCGTCAGCCTTGAAACCATCAAGGCCGATCCACGCCTCTCAGAAATGGTGCTGGTCAAGAACTCTCGGCTTTCGGTCCAGCCGGTTACCGCGGATGAATGGAACATCCTGTGTGCGCTGGGAAAGACAAAACCGTAG
- a CDS encoding DUF1761 domain-containing protein: MGFLSVIIAAVAAFAVGAAYYMALSKPWMEVADIEVGEDGKPLEDGPTPYIVSFIMILLVAGMMRHTFALSGIDGVGKGLISGLGVGLFFISPWIFINTGYSKRPWKLAIIDSGYAVLAAATIGIVLTLF, from the coding sequence ATGGGATTCTTGAGCGTTATCATCGCCGCCGTTGCGGCATTTGCAGTCGGGGCCGCCTATTACATGGCGCTATCAAAGCCTTGGATGGAGGTCGCTGACATCGAAGTTGGCGAAGATGGCAAGCCCTTAGAAGACGGGCCGACCCCCTATATCGTGTCCTTTATCATGATCCTGCTGGTCGCAGGCATGATGCGCCACACATTCGCGCTTTCGGGAATCGACGGCGTGGGCAAAGGCCTGATTTCGGGACTGGGCGTTGGCTTGTTCTTCATCAGCCCGTGGATTTTCATCAACACCGGGTATTCGAAACGGCCTTGGAAGCTGGCCATCATCGACAGCGGCTATGCGGTGTTGGCAGCAGCTACTATCGGGATCGTACTGACATTGTTCTAA
- a CDS encoding DUF2853 family protein, whose amino-acid sequence MGKRDEWIAKYADDLTNKCGMTPDMDLLTKVTIGCGPAIYNADASTVAGGQESELETVKNNFLIKKLGLSDGPELMDAINKVIEVYGKSERNKYRAVVYYMLTKHFGKESVYG is encoded by the coding sequence ATGGGCAAAAGAGACGAGTGGATCGCGAAGTACGCGGATGATCTTACAAACAAGTGCGGCATGACACCTGATATGGACCTGCTGACCAAAGTGACCATTGGGTGCGGCCCGGCGATCTACAATGCGGATGCGTCCACCGTGGCTGGCGGCCAAGAATCTGAGCTGGAAACCGTCAAAAACAATTTCCTGATCAAAAAGCTTGGCTTGTCGGACGGGCCAGAGCTGATGGATGCAATCAACAAGGTGATCGAGGTCTACGGCAAGTCAGAGCGCAACAAGTACCGCGCCGTTGTCTATTACATGCTGACCAAGCATTTCGGCAAAGAAAGCGTCTACGGCTAA
- a CDS encoding extensin family protein: MPAFRKITGRAIRRAVFLSVLVFGCILGAAAILHPETPLPDYWNPLRPLNVAAPLTPMTTWKLGRTTADPEACLAALGKVSQITSRASFATNNPNCAVTNPVTIRDVGAASLGTLETGCATALRLAMWERHSVQPAAREHLDTDVSEILDQGSYNCRAMRTSAGNSTRWSTHATADAIDVRGFRLSDGGQVILLRDWGAESAKSAFLREVQRGSCRWFKTTLGPDYNALHADHFHLQSRGWGTCR, translated from the coding sequence TTGCCCGCATTCCGCAAGATTACAGGCCGCGCGATCCGACGCGCGGTCTTTCTGTCTGTTCTGGTTTTCGGCTGCATTTTAGGGGCGGCTGCAATCCTGCACCCGGAAACGCCGCTGCCAGATTACTGGAATCCGTTGCGCCCTCTAAACGTCGCGGCACCGCTGACGCCGATGACCACGTGGAAGCTGGGGCGCACTACTGCAGACCCTGAGGCGTGTCTGGCGGCGCTGGGCAAAGTGTCACAGATCACCTCTCGCGCGTCTTTTGCCACGAATAACCCTAATTGCGCGGTCACTAACCCTGTCACGATCCGAGATGTCGGTGCCGCGTCATTGGGGACACTCGAAACAGGGTGCGCTACAGCACTGCGGTTGGCGATGTGGGAACGGCACAGTGTTCAACCAGCGGCACGCGAACACCTGGATACTGACGTGTCCGAAATCCTGGATCAGGGCAGCTACAATTGCCGCGCGATGCGTACGTCTGCCGGCAACAGCACCCGGTGGAGCACGCACGCGACGGCGGATGCGATTGATGTGCGTGGCTTTCGCCTCAGTGACGGCGGTCAGGTCATTTTGCTGCGCGACTGGGGTGCTGAAAGCGCAAAGTCTGCCTTTCTGCGCGAGGTTCAACGGGGGTCGTGTCGGTGGTTCAAGACAACACTGGGCCCTGACTACAATGCTCTCCATGCGGATCATTTTCACCTGCAATCGCGGGGATGGGGCACCTGTCGTTGA
- the ahcY gene encoding adenosylhomocysteinase: MAKDYVVKDIELAAFGRKELDIAETEMPGLMACREEYGNSKPLKGARIVGSLHMTIQTAVLIETLVELGADVRWASCNIFSTQDHAAAAIAEAGVPVFAVKGQSLEEHWDYLDKSFMFPEGANMILDDGGDATLYVLLGARMEGGEDVLAVPTSEEEEVIKKQIQKRMAETPGWFTKTKADIQGVSEETTTGVHRLYDLHKNGQLPFPAINVNDSVTKSKFDNKYGCKESLVDGIRRATDTMMAGKVAVVCGYGDVGKGSAASLAGAGARVKVTEVDPICALQAAMDGFEVVVLEDVLDSADVFITTTGNKDVIRIEHMREMKDMAIVGNIGHFDNEIQVAALKNHKWTNIKEQVDMIEMPSGNRLILLSEGRLLNLGNATGHPSFVMSASFTNQVLAQIELWTKGDEYQPGVYILPKHLDEKVARLHLGRIGVKLTELKKEQADYIGVTVDGPFKPEHYRY, translated from the coding sequence ATGGCCAAAGACTACGTTGTAAAGGACATCGAACTTGCGGCTTTTGGCCGCAAGGAACTTGATATCGCAGAAACGGAAATGCCGGGCCTGATGGCCTGTCGCGAAGAGTATGGCAATAGCAAGCCGCTGAAAGGTGCGCGGATTGTCGGGTCATTGCACATGACCATCCAGACGGCCGTTCTGATTGAGACTTTGGTCGAACTGGGCGCTGACGTGCGCTGGGCGTCTTGCAACATTTTTTCAACCCAAGATCACGCTGCCGCTGCCATCGCAGAAGCAGGTGTTCCGGTATTTGCGGTTAAGGGTCAAAGTCTGGAAGAGCATTGGGACTATTTGGACAAGTCCTTCATGTTCCCGGAAGGCGCGAACATGATCCTTGATGATGGTGGCGACGCGACGCTTTATGTGCTTCTAGGCGCACGCATGGAAGGGGGTGAGGACGTGCTGGCGGTCCCGACCTCGGAAGAAGAGGAAGTGATCAAAAAGCAAATCCAAAAGCGGATGGCAGAGACCCCCGGCTGGTTCACAAAGACCAAAGCCGACATTCAGGGCGTGTCCGAAGAGACGACGACGGGCGTGCACCGCCTTTACGATCTGCACAAAAACGGTCAGCTGCCGTTCCCTGCGATCAACGTTAATGACAGTGTCACAAAGTCGAAGTTCGACAACAAATACGGCTGCAAGGAATCGTTGGTCGACGGTATTCGCCGGGCTACCGACACGATGATGGCCGGTAAGGTCGCTGTGGTCTGCGGTTATGGCGATGTGGGCAAAGGCTCTGCCGCGTCGCTTGCCGGCGCGGGGGCCCGTGTCAAGGTCACCGAAGTTGATCCGATTTGTGCGCTTCAGGCAGCTATGGACGGATTTGAAGTTGTCGTGCTGGAAGACGTGTTGGACAGTGCTGATGTCTTCATCACAACCACTGGCAACAAGGACGTCATCCGTATCGAGCATATGCGCGAGATGAAGGATATGGCGATCGTCGGTAACATCGGCCATTTCGACAACGAGATTCAGGTCGCCGCGCTGAAAAACCACAAGTGGACCAACATCAAGGAACAGGTGGATATGATCGAGATGCCGTCCGGCAACCGGTTGATCCTGCTGTCTGAGGGCCGCCTGTTGAACCTTGGCAATGCGACAGGCCATCCGTCATTTGTCATGTCGGCCTCTTTCACCAACCAGGTTCTGGCGCAGATCGAACTTTGGACGAAAGGCGATGAGTATCAACCGGGCGTCTACATCCTGCCCAAGCATTTGGACGAAAAGGTCGCGCGCCTGCACCTTGGCCGCATTGGCGTCAAGCTGACTGAGCTGAAGAAAGAACAGGCCGATTATATCGGCGTAACGGTTGACGGACCGTTCAAGCCAGAGCACTACCGCTACTAA
- a CDS encoding class I SAM-dependent methyltransferase has protein sequence MSDFLRRIYPEFDAGGYHHANGRVAFFTRLASILPKEAHVLDFGAGRGRFSYGESEGARVHTDLTGRVARFAAFDVDPVVLENPDTEDRHHAKVGAPLPFQDNSFDIIFSWMVFEHIADPAFYAAELDRILRPGGWICAGTPNKWGLTGIITRAVPNKMHVGVLRKLAPQRKEEDVFPTTYRLNTRQTIRRFFAPEDYQDCSYFMTTGAAYHGNKMLLARLWMFYNWLMPPSLRPQFHIFLRKKRANQPSAEKT, from the coding sequence ATGAGTGACTTTCTAAGGCGGATCTATCCGGAGTTCGACGCAGGCGGCTATCACCACGCCAATGGCCGGGTCGCTTTTTTCACGCGACTGGCATCGATCCTACCAAAAGAGGCGCATGTCCTCGATTTTGGCGCCGGGCGCGGCCGGTTTAGCTATGGCGAAAGTGAAGGCGCGCGTGTGCATACCGACCTGACCGGCCGCGTGGCGCGTTTCGCAGCTTTTGATGTCGATCCCGTCGTGCTCGAAAACCCCGATACTGAAGACCGACACCACGCCAAAGTTGGCGCGCCGTTGCCGTTTCAAGACAACAGCTTTGACATCATCTTTTCATGGATGGTCTTCGAACATATTGCTGATCCTGCATTCTACGCCGCAGAATTAGACCGCATCTTGCGACCGGGCGGTTGGATTTGCGCAGGCACGCCCAACAAATGGGGTTTGACCGGGATCATCACCCGCGCAGTTCCCAACAAGATGCATGTCGGCGTGCTTCGCAAACTCGCACCACAGCGCAAAGAAGAAGACGTCTTTCCAACGACGTATCGTCTGAATACACGCCAAACAATCCGCCGCTTCTTCGCGCCCGAAGACTATCAGGATTGCAGCTATTTCATGACGACTGGCGCGGCCTATCATGGCAACAAGATGCTGCTCGCGCGGCTGTGGATGTTCTACAATTGGTTGATGCCACCCAGCTTGCGGCCCCAGTTTCACATCTTTCTGCGCAAGAAACGGGCCAATCAGCCGTCCGCTGAAAAAACCTGA
- a CDS encoding HD domain-containing protein, translated as MAKQTRAWQRMLSGRRLDLLDPTPVDIEIEDIAHGLAFVARWNGQTKGDFAYSVAEHSLLVEQIFRSQNPKAPIKWQLAALLHDAPEYVIGDMISPVKAAVGPSYGQLDDRLTAAVHLRFGLPAQIPVTVKKQIKRADKLSAWLEAIQIAGFTRAEADRFFGKQDPTLAQSLDIRLRPPVEVRQDFTARCQSLMADL; from the coding sequence ATGGCAAAGCAAACTCGTGCATGGCAACGGATGTTATCGGGCCGTCGGCTGGACCTTCTGGACCCGACCCCGGTGGACATCGAAATCGAAGATATCGCCCATGGGTTGGCCTTTGTGGCACGTTGGAATGGGCAGACCAAAGGTGATTTTGCCTATTCGGTTGCCGAACATTCGCTTCTGGTGGAGCAGATCTTTCGCTCGCAGAACCCAAAGGCCCCTATCAAATGGCAATTGGCCGCGTTGCTGCACGATGCGCCGGAATATGTCATCGGCGATATGATCAGCCCCGTGAAGGCCGCGGTTGGCCCAAGTTACGGCCAGCTTGATGATCGGCTGACCGCTGCCGTTCATCTCCGGTTCGGACTGCCTGCGCAGATCCCGGTGACCGTTAAAAAGCAGATCAAGCGCGCCGACAAATTGTCTGCGTGGCTGGAAGCAATCCAGATCGCAGGTTTCACACGCGCCGAAGCGGATAGGTTCTTTGGCAAGCAAGACCCAACGCTTGCACAATCGCTGGATATTCGCTTGCGACCCCCCGTCGAGGTACGCCAGGATTTCACTGCGCGCTGCCAAAGCCTGATGGCAGACCTATGA
- a CDS encoding LysR family transcriptional regulator, producing the protein MDWRSVPSLPALRAVEAAGRTGSLSKAAAELNVTHAAIAQHLRTVEDFMGCPLLTRQGRGMALTPQGQQLLPALTTGFAQVIAGVRDVMAEAADAPLSISVTPSFAENWLMPRMGAFWSAHPDITVSVTPSTGLSDLRRDGFDLAVRYGKGDWPGLSSEFLVSADYVVVASPDLLRGRTATSLADLSDLPWLFESMHRETYVWAMSEGLDPACCQTKEVATLSMVLAAARAGAGVAIASKALVSGDIANGTLTAVLEVPQSGLGYFIVRRPGVVSPRLKIFADWLKSAA; encoded by the coding sequence ATGGATTGGCGCTCTGTCCCCTCCCTTCCGGCATTGCGCGCGGTCGAGGCCGCGGGCCGTACCGGGTCATTGTCAAAAGCAGCGGCTGAATTGAACGTCACACATGCGGCCATTGCTCAGCACCTTCGCACAGTCGAAGATTTCATGGGTTGTCCACTGCTGACGCGGCAAGGACGCGGCATGGCTCTAACCCCTCAGGGACAACAGCTGTTGCCTGCTCTGACTACAGGATTTGCCCAAGTTATCGCGGGGGTGCGCGATGTTATGGCAGAGGCTGCAGACGCGCCGCTTTCCATCTCTGTCACGCCCAGCTTTGCGGAAAACTGGCTGATGCCGCGTATGGGGGCGTTCTGGTCGGCGCATCCTGACATCACCGTCTCGGTCACACCCTCAACCGGATTAAGTGACCTGCGGCGTGACGGGTTCGATCTGGCAGTGCGTTATGGCAAAGGCGACTGGCCGGGCCTTTCGTCAGAGTTTCTGGTGTCTGCCGACTACGTCGTGGTCGCTAGCCCTGATCTGTTGCGGGGCCGAACGGCCACATCCCTTGCAGATCTCTCTGACCTTCCTTGGCTGTTTGAATCGATGCACCGCGAAACCTATGTCTGGGCGATGTCAGAAGGGCTCGACCCGGCATGTTGTCAAACAAAAGAAGTCGCGACGCTCAGCATGGTGCTTGCCGCCGCACGCGCAGGCGCGGGTGTTGCCATTGCGTCAAAGGCGCTGGTGTCAGGTGACATTGCCAACGGCACACTGACCGCGGTCCTCGAAGTACCGCAATCAGGATTGGGCTATTTTATCGTTAGACGACCCGGTGTGGTGTCACCGCGACTGAAAATCTTTGCCGATTGGCTGAAATCGGCCGCTTAA
- a CDS encoding ActR/PrrA/RegA family redox response regulator transcription factor has protein sequence MDNEALDLGPDGSLLLVDDDEAFVKRLGKAMEKRGFAVETAETVAAGKAIATARPPAYAVVDLRLEDGNGLDVVEVLRERRPESRIVVLTGYGAIATAVAAVKIGATDYLAKPADARDVTNALLARTDELPPPPENPMSADRVRWEHIQRVYELCDRNVSETARRLNMHRRTLQRILAKRSPR, from the coding sequence ATGGACAACGAAGCGCTGGATCTGGGTCCTGACGGCTCTTTGCTGCTGGTCGATGATGACGAAGCCTTCGTCAAGCGGCTGGGCAAGGCTATGGAAAAGCGCGGCTTTGCAGTCGAAACTGCAGAAACTGTCGCTGCTGGAAAGGCCATCGCAACCGCGCGGCCACCGGCCTATGCGGTGGTCGATTTGCGGCTGGAAGACGGAAACGGGCTGGACGTGGTTGAGGTTCTGCGCGAGCGCAGGCCTGAGAGCCGGATCGTAGTCTTGACTGGTTATGGCGCTATTGCAACGGCTGTTGCGGCGGTCAAAATCGGTGCGACAGATTATCTGGCGAAACCAGCGGATGCGCGGGATGTCACCAATGCGTTGCTTGCGCGCACTGACGAACTTCCGCCACCGCCGGAAAACCCGATGAGCGCGGATCGGGTGCGCTGGGAACATATTCAGCGGGTCTATGAACTGTGCGACCGCAACGTCAGCGAAACGGCGCGGCGGCTGAACATGCATCGGCGGACGCTACAGCGGATTCTGGCAAAACGTAGCCCGCGTTAA
- a CDS encoding SCO family protein has protein sequence MIRMISVAASVAVLGVLGTTYVLTQRTPAGCGGGVVAGGDFGGPFTLVDGSGATLTDADVITEPTLIYFGYTFCPDVCPIDNARNAAAVDILAEQGIDATPVFISIDPARDTPQVVGDYIQNFHPEMIGLTGSDEQIKAAAGAYRVVYSQADDDPDYYLMNHSVFTYFVTPEDGFVDFFRREDGPEALADRVACHVAQS, from the coding sequence ATGATCAGGATGATTTCAGTGGCGGCCAGTGTCGCGGTCCTTGGGGTTTTGGGGACGACCTATGTCCTGACCCAGCGGACCCCGGCAGGCTGTGGCGGCGGTGTTGTTGCCGGTGGCGACTTTGGCGGGCCGTTCACGTTGGTCGATGGCAGTGGTGCCACGTTGACCGACGCTGACGTCATCACTGAGCCTACGCTGATCTATTTTGGCTACACTTTTTGCCCCGATGTCTGCCCGATTGACAATGCCCGCAACGCAGCCGCCGTAGACATACTGGCGGAACAAGGCATCGACGCGACGCCAGTATTCATCAGTATCGATCCTGCGCGTGATACGCCGCAGGTGGTTGGCGACTACATCCAGAACTTTCATCCAGAGATGATCGGCCTGACAGGTTCAGACGAGCAGATTAAGGCTGCGGCAGGCGCATACCGCGTGGTCTATTCTCAGGCAGACGACGATCCAGATTATTACCTGATGAACCACTCTGTCTTTACTTATTTTGTGACACCTGAAGACGGCTTTGTCGATTTCTTCCGACGCGAAGATGGGCCTGAAGCCTTGGCAGATCGTGTCGCCTGCCATGTCGCGCAAAGCTGA
- the regB gene encoding sensor histidine kinase RegB yields the protein MPTEIHDVLQERERSNWVRLRTLVLLRWFAITGQIIAIFVAVRFYGLRIEVPAAALTIIASVLANLFFSFLYPENKRLSEREASFILSFDVVQLGVLLYLTGGLSNPFALLLLAPVTIAATVLHLSSTVVLGILAITITTLLYRTNIPIERATGEILMLPDLFQFGFWVALVIGVIFLAIYARQVTNEMHTMGEALLATQLALAREQKLTDLGGVVAAAAHELGTPLATIKLVSSELIEELEKQPELLEDAALIREQAERCRDILHSMGRAGKDDLHLRTAPLETVVREAAEPHLERGKQVVFYIGTDDDSDDLQPTITRRPEIIHGLRNLMQNAVDFSDSRVEIEATWTDERVTVRISDDGHGFPQSVIGRIGDPFVRRRRGGLDGARRPGYEGMGLGLFIAKTLLERSGAKLTFANGRRHGHAGWAGQATGGAVVTVSWDRILLDRTAQTGKGALGQNQPIVS from the coding sequence ATGCCCACGGAAATACATGACGTCCTGCAAGAGCGCGAGCGCAGCAACTGGGTGCGATTGCGCACACTTGTGTTACTGCGCTGGTTCGCGATCACCGGTCAAATCATCGCGATATTCGTAGCCGTTCGTTTCTACGGCCTCCGGATCGAGGTTCCGGCTGCCGCACTGACAATCATAGCGTCGGTTTTAGCGAACCTGTTTTTCAGCTTTCTCTACCCTGAGAACAAGCGCCTGTCGGAAAGAGAGGCATCGTTCATACTCAGCTTCGATGTCGTGCAGCTGGGCGTGCTGCTTTATTTGACTGGCGGCCTGTCCAACCCCTTTGCGCTGTTGCTCTTGGCCCCGGTCACTATCGCAGCAACCGTGTTGCACCTGTCCAGCACGGTGGTCTTGGGCATACTGGCGATCACTATCACCACATTACTCTATCGCACCAACATCCCGATTGAGCGCGCCACTGGCGAGATTTTGATGCTGCCTGATTTGTTTCAGTTCGGGTTCTGGGTGGCGCTGGTCATAGGGGTAATCTTTTTGGCGATCTATGCCCGACAGGTCACCAACGAAATGCACACAATGGGCGAGGCTTTGCTTGCAACGCAGCTGGCATTGGCGCGCGAACAAAAGCTGACGGACCTTGGTGGCGTCGTCGCTGCCGCCGCGCATGAATTGGGCACGCCGCTTGCAACAATCAAACTTGTCAGCAGCGAGTTGATAGAAGAACTCGAAAAGCAACCGGAGCTGTTAGAGGATGCAGCCCTGATCCGGGAGCAAGCGGAACGCTGTCGCGACATCCTGCACTCCATGGGCCGCGCAGGCAAAGACGATCTGCACCTGCGCACAGCACCTTTGGAAACCGTCGTGCGCGAAGCCGCTGAGCCACATTTGGAGCGCGGCAAACAGGTCGTATTCTATATCGGTACCGATGATGACAGCGACGATTTGCAGCCCACAATCACCCGGCGACCCGAAATCATTCACGGACTACGGAACCTGATGCAGAACGCGGTCGATTTTTCGGACAGCCGTGTCGAGATTGAAGCGACCTGGACGGACGAAAGGGTGACTGTTCGCATCTCCGACGACGGTCACGGTTTTCCTCAGTCTGTGATTGGTCGCATTGGCGATCCTTTCGTCCGGCGGCGGCGCGGCGGTCTCGATGGTGCGCGACGCCCGGGCTATGAAGGCATGGGGCTGGGACTTTTTATTGCCAAAACCTTGCTGGAACGGTCGGGCGCAAAACTCACCTTTGCTAATGGGCGTCGTCACGGACACGCCGGCTGGGCTGGGCAGGCAACGGGTGGCGCCGTGGTGACGGTTTCGTGGGATCGCATCTTGCTGGATCGGACTGCGCAAACGGGCAAAGGCGCCCTTGGCCAGAACCAGCCCATCGTAAGCTAA
- a CDS encoding PAS-domain containing protein translates to MTLADRPPSQPVFLFDGTELVDATPGGAQLISDRPNGLSERDALIRLLDRDFPELAAELEALGPGQTQTLTPLNGTPLMLTLTCHDGLKRIILGAQDGNDVDLHYAALARTAFGEELAMLRDLTNAAPQLIWREDADGRLIWANGAFLTYSDRAAENAEMADQVWPGGKLFQDLNTFPREDGKPSVRRASVQLRGENSEHWFDVTTMPLMGGTVHFAVDVNAVVRAENTKREFQQTLSKTFAQLATGLAIFDDQRKLSMFNPALLDMTGLPFEFLSARPTIEMLLNRMRDMRRLPEPKDYTSWREQFTRLEAEAQEGTYCENWDLPDGQTFRVTGKPHPDGALAFLFEDISAEVSLTRQFRTELETAQAVIDSLPDAIAVFSNANTLVTANDAYRALWESEDDDVVHSQSLRDAMQSWRDASLPSPLWPRLEDFASTNGRREPFSDRVTLLDGRHAECHAQPLAGRMTMVRFQIAKPKEPVLAPMTTRAHAAKLAKR, encoded by the coding sequence TTGACGCTTGCAGATCGTCCGCCCTCGCAACCGGTTTTTCTGTTTGATGGCACAGAGTTGGTTGATGCAACACCGGGCGGTGCACAGTTGATATCGGACCGACCAAATGGTCTTTCGGAACGGGATGCACTGATCCGCCTGCTGGATCGCGATTTTCCCGAACTCGCCGCAGAGCTTGAGGCACTTGGCCCCGGACAAACCCAAACTCTGACACCGTTGAATGGAACCCCTTTGATGCTGACGCTGACTTGTCATGACGGGCTCAAGCGGATCATCCTGGGTGCGCAGGACGGCAATGATGTTGATCTGCACTATGCCGCGCTCGCCCGAACCGCCTTTGGCGAAGAGCTTGCGATGCTGCGCGACCTGACCAACGCGGCCCCACAATTGATCTGGCGTGAAGACGCTGATGGTCGTTTGATCTGGGCCAATGGTGCGTTTCTGACTTACTCTGACCGCGCCGCAGAAAACGCTGAGATGGCCGATCAGGTCTGGCCCGGCGGAAAGCTGTTCCAAGACCTTAACACTTTCCCGCGCGAGGATGGCAAACCAAGCGTGCGCCGGGCCTCTGTTCAACTGCGCGGTGAAAATTCCGAACATTGGTTCGATGTTACCACGATGCCGCTGATGGGCGGAACCGTCCACTTTGCGGTTGATGTGAACGCGGTTGTCCGGGCAGAGAATACAAAGCGCGAGTTTCAGCAAACGCTGAGCAAGACTTTTGCACAATTGGCGACGGGACTTGCGATTTTTGATGACCAACGCAAGCTGTCGATGTTCAACCCGGCGCTCTTGGATATGACTGGGCTGCCCTTTGAATTTCTAAGTGCCCGTCCAACCATCGAAATGCTGTTGAACCGTATGCGCGACATGCGTCGCCTGCCAGAACCAAAGGACTACACCAGTTGGCGGGAACAATTCACCCGGCTAGAGGCTGAGGCACAAGAAGGGACCTATTGCGAAAACTGGGACCTGCCGGACGGCCAGACATTCCGTGTCACCGGCAAACCGCACCCTGATGGCGCATTGGCCTTCCTGTTCGAGGATATCAGTGCAGAGGTTTCCTTGACCCGCCAATTCAGAACAGAGCTTGAGACCGCTCAGGCGGTGATCGATTCACTGCCCGACGCGATTGCCGTCTTTTCCAACGCCAATACGCTTGTCACCGCAAATGATGCCTATCGCGCACTGTGGGAATCTGAAGACGATGACGTCGTGCACAGTCAAAGCCTGCGCGATGCCATGCAGTCTTGGCGCGACGCCAGCTTGCCGTCACCCTTGTGGCCCCGGCTTGAAGATTTCGCTTCCACCAATGGCCGTCGAGAGCCGTTTTCAGATCGGGTTACCCTTTTAGATGGGCGCCATGCCGAATGCCATGCCCAACCCTTGGCCGGGCGCATGACAATGGTGCGCTTCCAGATCGCAAAACCGAAAGAGCCGGTTCTGGCCCCAATGACCACACGTGCTCACGCTGCAAAGCTGGCCAAACGCTGA
- the tsaE gene encoding tRNA (adenosine(37)-N6)-threonylcarbamoyltransferase complex ATPase subunit type 1 TsaE, protein MSAPQTRSVTLPDEDATARFAAAIAPLLRAGDTLLLSGEIGAGKSAFARALIRARLGWEEDVPSPTFTLVQTYDDADLTIWHCDLYRLTDPQEVFELGLDEALETAVCLIEWPDRLGQQAPPGALQLKFTAGDPAHHLTLSMPGNWAERLDV, encoded by the coding sequence ATGTCCGCGCCCCAGACCCGTTCCGTCACATTGCCAGACGAAGATGCCACCGCGCGGTTTGCGGCAGCGATCGCACCGTTGCTGCGCGCTGGCGACACGCTTTTGCTGTCAGGTGAAATTGGCGCGGGCAAATCAGCCTTTGCACGCGCCCTGATCCGCGCGCGCCTTGGCTGGGAAGAAGATGTTCCCTCACCCACATTTACGCTCGTTCAGACCTACGACGATGCTGATCTGACAATCTGGCACTGCGACCTTTATCGCCTGACCGACCCCCAAGAAGTCTTTGAGCTTGGGCTTGATGAGGCGCTTGAAACAGCGGTCTGCCTGATTGAATGGCCAGACCGACTAGGCCAGCAAGCCCCCCCCGGTGCGCTACAACTCAAGTTCACCGCAGGTGATCCGGCGCATCACCTTACCTTGAGCATGCCAGGTAACTGGGCAGAGCGGCTGGATGTCTGA